The Chaetodon auriga isolate fChaAug3 chromosome 3, fChaAug3.hap1, whole genome shotgun sequence genome has a window encoding:
- the znhit6 gene encoding box C/D snoRNA protein 1 isoform X2, with protein MCSVIVKTIDIMSAVENQVENSSPGKELKGSKRKISLSTCGVCGSEEAKYRCPACLAHSCSLKCVKKHKEASGCSGVRNKTAFVTLSQFDEMALLNDYRFLEDTGRFADGAARDNLIRTPRASLKAKRLAANARKMNITLRLLPITFTKSRENSTFFLTKEKLFLWHLKLIFPQSSTEFSQRRLKMYVHTPFDHVKVFMKAEGRKANSVRYHELDIHKSLRDNLSYKTLIEYPVLHVVLRDHWKDYPLKGPAEPACSSFTTKNKGVDQKKEDVAQVSPSVQGSCTPRGASIWTVTPETSPETEAPQEKRAKREAGGEEAEDGEIVDCSDEEEEEEGGNTEEKTSCGKSFDGAKSPANDVEVIKDEPADS; from the exons ATGTGCTCCGTAATTGTTAAGACGATAGACATAATGTCAGCTGTGGAGAACCAAGTGGAAAACAGCAGCCCGGGAAAAGAGCTGAAGGGGTCCAAAAGAAAGATTTCCCTCTCCAC gtgtggtgtgtgtggatcAGAGGAGGCGAAGTACAGATGCCCAGCCTGTCTGGCCCATTCTTGCAG CTTGAAGTGTgtgaagaaacacaaggaagCTTCAGGATGCAGCGGAGTTAGAAATAAAACTGCCTTTGTGACCCTCTCACAGTTTGATGAAATGGCACTTCTAAACG ACTACAGGTTTCTGGAGGATACAGGACGATTTGCTGATGGTGCCGCCAGAGACAATCTCATCCGGACTCCTCGTGCCAGTTTAAAA gCAAAGAGGCTGGCAGCCAACGCCAGAAAGATGAATATCACATTGAGGTTGCTCCCAATCACCTTCACTAAGAGCAGAGAAAACTCCACCTTCTTCCTGACAAA AGAAAAGCTGTTCCTGTGGCATCTGAAGCTCATCTTccctcagagcagcacagagttCAGCCAGAGGAG GTTGAAGATGTATGTGCACACTCCATTTGACCATGTGAAAGTCTTCATGAAAGCAGAGGGGAGAAAGGCTAACTCTGTGAG GTACCATGAGTTGGACATTCACAAGAGCCTAAGGGACAACCTGAGCTACAAAACACTGATAGAATATCCTGTGCTGCATGTCGTACTCAGAGATCATTGGAAGGACTATCCACTGAAAGGACCAG ctgAACCAGCCTGCAGTAGTTTtacaacaaagaacaaagggGTCGACCAAAAGAAGGAGGATGTGGCCCAAGTTTCACCATCAGTACAAGGCTCTTGCACCCCGAGGGGAGCCTCCATCTGGACAGTGACCCCAGAGACCAGCCCTGAAACCGAAGCCCCACAAGAGAAAAGGGCCAAGAGAGAAGCAGGGGGGGAAGAGGCAGAGGACGGAGAGATTGTAGATTgtagtgatgaagaggaggaggaggagggaggaaatacTGAAGAAAAGACGTCATGTGGTAAGAGTTTTGATGGTGCCAAAAGCCCTGCTAACGATGTGGAGGTGATTAAAGATGAACCAGCAGACAGTTAA
- the znhit6 gene encoding box C/D snoRNA protein 1 isoform X1: MCSVIVKTIDIMSAVENQVENSSPGKELKGSKRKISLSTCGVCGSEEAKYRCPACLAHSCSLKCVKKHKEASGCSGVRNKTAFVTLSQFDEMALLNDYRFLEDTGRFADGAARDNLIRTPRASLKAKRLAANARKMNITLRLLPITFTKSRENSTFFLTKEKLFLWHLKLIFPQSSTEFSQRRVSDKQTLEQILTPYIHPVESDPVTRQKLKMYVHTPFDHVKVFMKAEGRKANSVRYHELDIHKSLRDNLSYKTLIEYPVLHVVLRDHWKDYPLKGPAEPACSSFTTKNKGVDQKKEDVAQVSPSVQGSCTPRGASIWTVTPETSPETEAPQEKRAKREAGGEEAEDGEIVDCSDEEEEEEGGNTEEKTSCGKSFDGAKSPANDVEVIKDEPADS, from the exons ATGTGCTCCGTAATTGTTAAGACGATAGACATAATGTCAGCTGTGGAGAACCAAGTGGAAAACAGCAGCCCGGGAAAAGAGCTGAAGGGGTCCAAAAGAAAGATTTCCCTCTCCAC gtgtggtgtgtgtggatcAGAGGAGGCGAAGTACAGATGCCCAGCCTGTCTGGCCCATTCTTGCAG CTTGAAGTGTgtgaagaaacacaaggaagCTTCAGGATGCAGCGGAGTTAGAAATAAAACTGCCTTTGTGACCCTCTCACAGTTTGATGAAATGGCACTTCTAAACG ACTACAGGTTTCTGGAGGATACAGGACGATTTGCTGATGGTGCCGCCAGAGACAATCTCATCCGGACTCCTCGTGCCAGTTTAAAA gCAAAGAGGCTGGCAGCCAACGCCAGAAAGATGAATATCACATTGAGGTTGCTCCCAATCACCTTCACTAAGAGCAGAGAAAACTCCACCTTCTTCCTGACAAA AGAAAAGCTGTTCCTGTGGCATCTGAAGCTCATCTTccctcagagcagcacagagttCAGCCAGAGGAG GGTGTCCGACAAGCAAACCTTGGAGCAGATCTTGACCCCTTATATCCACCCTGTAGAGTCAGACCCTGTGACACGTCAAAA GTTGAAGATGTATGTGCACACTCCATTTGACCATGTGAAAGTCTTCATGAAAGCAGAGGGGAGAAAGGCTAACTCTGTGAG GTACCATGAGTTGGACATTCACAAGAGCCTAAGGGACAACCTGAGCTACAAAACACTGATAGAATATCCTGTGCTGCATGTCGTACTCAGAGATCATTGGAAGGACTATCCACTGAAAGGACCAG ctgAACCAGCCTGCAGTAGTTTtacaacaaagaacaaagggGTCGACCAAAAGAAGGAGGATGTGGCCCAAGTTTCACCATCAGTACAAGGCTCTTGCACCCCGAGGGGAGCCTCCATCTGGACAGTGACCCCAGAGACCAGCCCTGAAACCGAAGCCCCACAAGAGAAAAGGGCCAAGAGAGAAGCAGGGGGGGAAGAGGCAGAGGACGGAGAGATTGTAGATTgtagtgatgaagaggaggaggaggagggaggaaatacTGAAGAAAAGACGTCATGTGGTAAGAGTTTTGATGGTGCCAAAAGCCCTGCTAACGATGTGGAGGTGATTAAAGATGAACCAGCAGACAGTTAA